Proteins encoded within one genomic window of Pigmentiphaga sp. H8:
- a CDS encoding ABC transporter substrate-binding protein, with protein sequence MKPRLRSCLASCALAVAAAHTPTHADEKPLKIGVVTEFSGTYASAGQSIESAMRAYMKLNGDTVAGRKVELILRDTGGISPENARRYAQELVTRDKVDALVGFNFTPNALAAAPIATAAKTPMIALAATAIVTEKSPYIVRTAFTLGQTSAPMATWAAKNGIKRVFSLVSDYGPGHDAAQAFKDAFTAAGGQMAGEIRMPVSGMEFAPFLQRARDARADAIFVFVPGSEAAIAFMKAYNERGFKQAGIRLIGTGDLVDDDSLPAIGDVALDTVTAHHYSAAHDSDLNRAFVKAVQAQGRKRPNFIGVGAYDAMAVIYAAAKKTGGDTDGDKLIAAMKGLKLDSPRGPISIDPATRDIVQDIYIRKVQKVGGELYNVEFDKIEAVKAR encoded by the coding sequence ATGAAACCGCGTCTTCGCTCTTGCCTTGCATCGTGCGCCCTGGCCGTCGCGGCCGCGCATACGCCCACGCATGCCGACGAAAAGCCCTTGAAGATCGGCGTCGTCACCGAGTTCTCCGGCACCTATGCCTCCGCCGGGCAGTCCATCGAAAGCGCGATGCGCGCCTACATGAAGCTCAACGGCGACACCGTGGCCGGCCGCAAGGTCGAACTCATCCTGCGCGACACCGGCGGCATCTCGCCCGAGAACGCGCGCCGCTACGCGCAGGAGCTCGTCACGCGCGACAAGGTCGATGCGCTGGTGGGCTTCAACTTCACCCCCAATGCCCTGGCCGCGGCGCCCATCGCCACCGCGGCCAAGACGCCGATGATCGCGCTCGCGGCCACCGCCATCGTCACCGAGAAGTCACCCTATATCGTGCGCACGGCGTTCACGCTCGGACAGACCTCCGCGCCCATGGCCACGTGGGCGGCCAAGAACGGCATCAAGCGCGTGTTCTCGCTCGTGTCCGACTACGGCCCCGGCCACGACGCGGCCCAGGCCTTCAAGGACGCGTTCACCGCAGCCGGCGGCCAGATGGCGGGCGAGATACGCATGCCCGTCAGCGGCATGGAGTTCGCACCGTTCCTGCAGCGGGCGCGCGATGCGCGCGCCGACGCCATCTTCGTGTTCGTACCGGGCAGCGAAGCCGCCATTGCCTTCATGAAGGCCTACAACGAACGCGGCTTCAAGCAGGCCGGCATTCGCCTGATCGGCACCGGCGACCTGGTCGACGACGATTCGCTGCCGGCCATCGGCGACGTCGCGCTGGACACCGTCACCGCGCACCACTACTCGGCCGCGCACGACTCCGACCTGAACCGCGCCTTCGTCAAGGCGGTCCAGGCCCAGGGACGCAAGCGGCCCAATTTCATCGGGGTGGGCGCGTATGACGCCATGGCCGTCATCTACGCCGCGGCCAAGAAAACGGGCGGCGATACCGACGGCGACAAGCTCATCGCGGCGATGAAGGGGCTCAAGCTCGACAGTCCGCGCGGCCCGATCTCGATCGACCCCGCCACGCGCGACATCGTGCAGGACATCTACATCCGCAAGGTCCAGAAGGTCGGAGGCGAGCTCTACAACGTCGAGTTCGACAAAATCGAGGCCGTCAAGGCCCGCTAA